TTTTTGGACCCAGagcaaacccatgcagacaccatATTGGAATACTGTCAGGAACTTAAGAGCAcagtaaagaaaacaaaatataaagccTGTGGGGGAGAGGGGTTACAGATGCAAACCCCCTGCAACTAACTCcattactaataattattaattatgacAAGCTTTTAGTCCACAGTCAGCATGTCTTTCTGtaggttttctgtgtacatgcatttatttaatttgaattaaacattaTGTTTAGCACACATTTGTGCCATtatgtaaattaaaatttttgagTCACATGTACAGTAGTGCTAACAGATTATAAGTGCATACATCGTGTCAAAgaacatacatttttaaagctCTGGCATCACAAAGCCTTTTCTGCAACTAACCACCATTACCCAGATACACATTTTGAAAGATACAATTTACTTTGCTTGCAGTAACCAGAAAGCAATACACAGATGTACATTAGTTAGAATGAATCCATGACCCATTCACTAAGCAGTCATTTTATAGATAAAAGgttaaaataaaattcaaagAGTTGTGTGAAATCAGCCCTGCACCATTGGACTTACCTGAAGGGCACCAATTGCAGCACTCTGGAAGCGGAGATCTGTCTTGAAGTCCTGGGCAATCTCTCTCACCAGCCGCTGGAAGGGCAGCTTGCGGATCAGCAGCTCAGTGGACTTCTGGTAGCGACGAATCTCTCGAAGCGCCACAGTACCGGGACTGAAATGCAGATAAAAGCATGAATTAGCACTCGACATCAACAGCAACATCAAGCGTCACAAAAAAGTTCTAACTTACCGGTATCGGTGGGGTTTCTTCACTCCGCCGGTAGAGGGCGCGCTTTTGCGTGCAGCTTTGGTGGCCAGCTGCTTCCTAGGGGCTTTGCCTCCAGTGGATTTACGGGCTGTCTGCTTGGTACGTGCCATTGCACTTCAGAGTATTTCTCTTAGCTGCAAAAACAAAACTAAGTCAGGAACATAGTGGtatctcaaaaaaaaaaaaccaccatAACTTCTAGCATTATAACAAAAACCTGTTTTGTGAAAGCTGCTCCGTCAACTGCGCTTAAGGCAGTTTGAGTCTTTGAGCATGTAGCCTGTGGGGTGAAGCCCTAGTTTACATGACTGAGCTTCCACACGACCACTGTACAGATGCAGTTTGTCAAGTCACCTTAAcaagtcagattttttttaaacgtacTTAGCAAGTCCTGGCTGCAAATGAAGGCAGTAAACTGTTATAGGCCCAATCCACTCAGCACAGTTCAGTTAGTATCCCTATAATGAGAAGCAGTACAAGTAATAATGCACTttcaaatcatgcactttagAGCCACATAAAGCTGCTGTAGGTATTGTGCAATACTTgtgaatgtaatgtaaatattaaaaataccctatgttattttttacatcttaaattttattttatacttaacATAAGTTATTTGTTATTCATATTTCATTatgtcacacacaccaaagcctaaagaactgcatttcgttctaatcatgtacatggttttgaatgacaaaCCCGGGCTTTAGTACTCGGACTCAGCTTTAAGTtctacatgttctccccatgtttatTCCACTTACCTTCCACAATGATAGTGTGTGAATTGGTTGATTTAAACGGTCAACAGGTGCGAGTGAAATAATGGGTAAATGTGTAACATGTTGGCACGTAggttaatttattaggattttaacgtcatgttctacacttttggttacattcatgacagaaacggtagttacagttcacaggtttaatgtcaaaacacagtcagacaattttgtatctccaattcacctcacttcagCAGCGGTTCTAGACCATGTGAGGTGGGGGTGGCAGGCAGGGGccagaggctatgttagaggggccaattactttctgcccaaatgtgcattgtgggcGTTAAGAGGAAACAGTCGATATGCAATAgaagtcaacattttatttatgcagttttcagtctacattttcttatgtttgatgtaaacagatcaacagcatttgctctgcttaaatgtcatttatttggtCCTTTTCTTTTCCATATTCAATTTgagttacatatactgtattcctAGGGGGGACCAAGCTGGTTGTTACAAGGGCACtggctcacttgcatgtctttggactgtaggaggaaaccggagctcctggaggaaagccacgcagacacggggagaaccgtGCCGGCCCAGTTTTGGTATGTACAACAAaattttaatatgaatatagCGCGCATCGGCCCCCATAAGGTAAAGTTGTCAAACTTGGCAAATTTAAATACAGCCCGTGCACCAAATCTGTTAAAATGCAGTTACATTTCTTCACCCACTTTGAGACaaaggagcacattcagtgcaaaACTCATTCTACCAAAATGCATCAAAGTCTTTTCtactacctgtggccatcaaactctataattcctcccttaatgtgtgacactatGGTTCATCTGTGCAATATTCGTTATgcatatgtgcaataataaaaatattgtaagtattttaattatttaagtgtGAAAACTTTTTAACTTCCATTTGcaaatttttcttcttttttctttgttttaaattattagagtgtttattctcctacataaatgggtgctactgtaagaactgaaatttccctctgggatcaataaagtattctgatttcTAATACGTACTTCCTGTTCACTTACATTTAAACATCTGAATGTAACTGAAAATGCGTGATGGCTAAACAGCCACATACGTTTTAATGTTACCTGTTTTGCGACTTGACGCGCTAGGATTGGCTAGCAGGTCGTCGTTACTTACATTGGACAGTAATATAAACCAACCAGCTCACAAAATCAGATTGCGTTAGCCAATCCGGTCCCAGTAGGCGGGACTTGCCGGAATATGGGTTGGTGAAAATAGCGCGCCACCTTCGTAAAACCGAGCGGGTACAATATTAATTGCAGATGTCAAATATAGAACATAAATATACATTGTGGCGCAAAAAACGCTCTAAAATAATAAGCCACACGAGTTAAGATATGTTCCAGCTGAAATTGTGTTTTTGGTGGGAGT
This DNA window, taken from Trichomycterus rosablanca isolate fTriRos1 chromosome 3, fTriRos1.hap1, whole genome shotgun sequence, encodes the following:
- the h3f3d gene encoding H3 histone, family 3D, yielding MARTKQTARKSTGGKAPRKQLATKAARKSAPSTGGVKKPHRYRPGTVALREIRRYQKSTELLIRKLPFQRLVREIAQDFKTDLRFQSAAIGALQEASEAYLVGLFEDTNLCAIHAKRVTIMPKDIQLARRIRGERA